A single window of Dendropsophus ebraccatus isolate aDenEbr1 unplaced genomic scaffold, aDenEbr1.pat pat_scaffold_434_ctg1, whole genome shotgun sequence DNA harbors:
- the LOC138776564 gene encoding insulin-like growth factor-binding protein 3 receptor → MACTFCTGLHLCARHHPPLVTFFLCLLTLATTFLCFGVYIRAYPVKDADFTKDFDTVLQTLSAGPICPQRNATAPAAPSEPPQALAGGPAAGLGSVSVLISVTLSPWQRSANYSGLQICATASQLGMKGSSTGSDTDPHLLLTVSSSWWSAQCNESDTECSGKFCLTVIGPQSSLPLSWSPLHCSPANPNRPQLLPELYEVAGGSDTSSQCYSLQYSGDPLLKAMMSLVDSSTSSARLLVAMLCCLLAALVLLVCSACWIHPMKEKRTPGAL, encoded by the exons ATGGCTTGCACTTTCTGTACAGGGCTACACCTCTGCGCCCGCCATCACCCACCATTGGTGACGTTCTTCCTGTGCCTGCTGACGCTCGCCACCACCTTCCTGTGTTTTGGAGTTTACATCCGCGCCTATCCGGTGAAAGATGCCGACTTCACCAAG GATTTCGACACGGTCCTGCAGACACTGAGCGCGGGTCCCATCTGTCCACAGAGGAACGCCACCGCTCCGGCCGCCCCCTCTGAGCCACCTCAGGCACTGGCCGGCGGTCCAGCCGCAGGTCTTGGCAGTGTGTCCGTCCTAATCAGTGTTACTCTGTCTCcatggcaacgatcagccaattacagcggcCTACAGATATGCGCTACGGCCAGTCAGCTTGGGATGAAAG GTTCCTCCACAGGTTCAGACACAGACCCCCATCTGCTTCTCACAGTGTCCTCCAGCTGGTGGTCCGCACAGTGTAATGAGAGTGATACTGAGTGTTCTGGAAAGTTCTGTCTTACAGTCATTGGTCCACAATCGTccctgcccctgagctg GTCGCCCCTCCATTGTTCTCCAGCAAACCCCAATAGACCCCAACTTTTGCCTGAACTATATGAGGTGGCGGGAGGGAGCGACACCTCCTCTCAGTGTTACAGTCTACAGTATAGCGGGGATCCACTCCTGAAAGCCATGATGTCTCTG GTGGATTCCTCCACGTCCTCGGCTCGCCTGCTGGTCGCGATGCTCTGCTGCCTCCTGGCCGCTCTCGTGCTCTTGGTGTGTAGCGCCTGCTGGATCCATCCCATGAAGGAGAAGCGGACGCCTGGAGCGCTGTGA